One genomic window of Sodaliphilus pleomorphus includes the following:
- a CDS encoding glycosyltransferase family 32 protein → MIPKVIHYCWFGRGAKPRLALKCIASWKQYMPDYEIREWNEDNYDVNHNAYTARAYAARKYAYVSDYARMWILYNEGGLYFDTDVELVAPLDDIVAQGPFMGIEGVRPEGDAVDVNPGLGLGACPGLGIYEEILQLYEKEGLQCRGYIVPFATQVMKQHGIAPVDALQVVDGITVYPHDYFNPYDYITGQLNTTANTRAIHWYGASWLSPWGRLKLRLGRQLRRLASR, encoded by the coding sequence ATGATACCCAAGGTGATACATTACTGCTGGTTTGGCAGGGGAGCTAAGCCCCGGCTGGCGCTCAAGTGCATAGCCTCGTGGAAGCAGTACATGCCCGACTATGAGATAAGGGAGTGGAACGAGGACAACTACGACGTGAACCACAATGCCTACACGGCACGGGCCTATGCGGCGCGCAAGTATGCCTACGTGAGCGACTATGCCCGCATGTGGATACTCTACAACGAGGGCGGCCTCTACTTTGACACCGATGTGGAACTGGTGGCCCCGCTTGACGACATCGTGGCCCAAGGCCCGTTTATGGGCATCGAGGGCGTGAGGCCCGAGGGCGATGCGGTCGATGTGAACCCTGGTTTGGGCCTTGGGGCGTGCCCCGGGCTGGGCATATATGAAGAAATATTGCAGCTCTATGAAAAGGAAGGGCTGCAATGCAGGGGCTATATCGTGCCCTTTGCCACACAAGTGATGAAGCAGCACGGCATAGCGCCAGTCGATGCCTTGCAGGTGGTGGATGGCATCACGGTGTACCCGCACGACTACTTCAACCCCTACGATTACATCACCGGCCAGCTCAACACGACGGCCAACACGCGCGCGATACACTGGTATGGTGCCTCGTGGCTGTCGCCATGGGGCCGCCTGAAGCTGCGCCTGGGGCGCCAGCTGCGCAGGCTCGCCTCGCGGTAA
- a CDS encoding acyltransferase codes for MTRDISLDIIRVIAICMIVFMHSPMPGSAPGFILSGLSYITAAGIGLFFMVSGALLLNTSLKQKDFLKRRFSKIIWPTLFWTFFYLAVKWISNGTTIVELARTICTIPFAPQGHGVLWFMYTLAGLYMLTPILSAWLKTASKREIEFYLALWAISLVYPYLRLVLNFEDNNTNILYYFTGYVGYFLLGYYINNHYRFKAWHLAVAAIIAIGVPIVFLKCNIKCDFYEVLWYLSLPVAMMSFSWFVIIQRIKVKKEPSLLISASRLSFGIYLIHIFVMRDGIWNLSAIQQLQSIIQISTIAISTFILSWLICWCISKLPFSKYIIGI; via the coding sequence ATGACACGAGACATCTCTTTAGATATCATTCGAGTGATTGCAATTTGCATGATTGTATTCATGCACTCTCCCATGCCTGGCAGTGCTCCTGGATTTATCCTATCAGGCTTATCCTACATAACAGCAGCTGGTATCGGACTGTTTTTTATGGTGAGTGGGGCATTGTTGTTAAACACAAGTTTAAAGCAAAAGGATTTTCTAAAACGTCGTTTTTCTAAAATCATATGGCCAACGTTGTTCTGGACATTCTTTTACTTGGCAGTTAAATGGATCAGCAACGGAACTACAATTGTTGAACTCGCACGCACGATATGTACCATTCCATTTGCACCACAAGGTCATGGCGTGTTGTGGTTTATGTACACCTTAGCGGGGCTATACATGTTAACGCCTATTCTGTCTGCTTGGCTAAAGACTGCCAGCAAGCGGGAAATAGAATTTTACTTGGCCTTATGGGCTATCTCACTTGTTTATCCCTACCTGAGACTCGTGCTCAACTTTGAGGATAACAACACAAACATTCTGTACTATTTTACAGGCTATGTAGGTTATTTTCTTTTAGGATACTATATCAATAATCACTATAGGTTTAAGGCTTGGCATCTTGCAGTAGCCGCAATTATTGCAATTGGAGTGCCGATAGTTTTCTTGAAGTGCAACATCAAGTGCGATTTCTACGAGGTATTATGGTATTTATCGTTGCCCGTAGCCATGATGAGTTTCTCATGGTTTGTAATAATACAGAGAATCAAGGTAAAAAAGGAGCCTTCATTGTTAATCAGTGCATCTCGACTAAGCTTTGGAATATACTTGATTCACATCTTTGTCATGAGAGACGGGATATGGAACTTATCGGCTATTCAGCAACTGCAAAGCATCATCCAAATATCGACTATTGCAATTTCAACATTTATTCTCTCATGGCTCATTTGCTGGTGCATCAGCAAATTACCATTTAGCAAATACATTATTGGAATATGA
- a CDS encoding ectonucleotide pyrophosphatase/phosphodiesterase, with protein MKRLSLLILVAAAMLASWAAGTPRYTVVVSLDGFRWDYCEAFDTPFLNSMARRGVKAVMSPSFPSKTFPNHYTLATGLYPDHHGIVANSFLSPVTGRRYALTDSVERTNPRYYGGDPIWLTAKRQGLVTATVYWVGSDVAIKGEHATYWHDYMSKPLLTPAQRVDEVVRLLSLPAGERPRLVMCYFEEPDHSGHRYGPMSRPTRLAVQQLDTLLSRLWARIQASPCAGEVNLIVTGDHGMTWIDSDRLVPVKQHLKPAWVKAVEGDLPGFIYVNRPDYADSVLLALGHVDHIRAFKRSELPAYLHFGTNPAIGDVVVIPDVGWLYTDKHYPAHVQGGSHGYDNTASDMQVGFRAMGPDFKVGYTKPSRFPNVDVYPLLCRLLGITPSPNDGNLDDVADMLR; from the coding sequence ATGAAAAGATTATCACTCCTCATCCTCGTCGCGGCCGCCATGCTGGCATCGTGGGCGGCCGGCACGCCGCGCTACACTGTGGTGGTGTCGCTCGACGGCTTTCGCTGGGACTACTGCGAGGCTTTCGACACCCCGTTTCTCAACTCCATGGCACGCCGCGGCGTGAAGGCGGTGATGAGCCCCTCGTTTCCGAGCAAGACCTTCCCCAACCACTACACCCTGGCCACGGGGCTCTATCCCGACCACCACGGCATTGTGGCCAATAGTTTCCTGTCGCCCGTCACAGGCCGCCGCTATGCCTTGACCGACAGCGTGGAGCGCACCAATCCCCGCTACTATGGCGGCGACCCCATTTGGCTCACGGCCAAGCGCCAGGGCCTCGTCACGGCCACTGTGTACTGGGTGGGCAGCGATGTGGCCATCAAGGGCGAGCATGCCACCTACTGGCACGACTACATGAGCAAGCCCCTGCTCACTCCTGCCCAGCGGGTCGACGAGGTGGTGCGCCTGCTCTCGTTGCCCGCTGGCGAGCGCCCGCGCCTGGTGATGTGCTACTTTGAGGAGCCCGACCACAGCGGTCACCGCTACGGGCCCATGAGCCGGCCCACACGCCTGGCCGTGCAGCAGCTCGACACGTTGCTCTCTCGACTGTGGGCCCGCATTCAGGCCTCGCCCTGCGCCGGAGAGGTCAACCTCATCGTCACTGGCGACCACGGCATGACTTGGATCGACAGCGACCGCCTTGTGCCTGTGAAGCAGCACCTCAAGCCAGCCTGGGTGAAGGCTGTGGAGGGTGACCTGCCCGGCTTCATCTATGTGAACCGCCCCGACTATGCCGACTCGGTGCTGCTCGCGCTCGGGCACGTCGACCACATCCGCGCCTTCAAGCGCAGCGAGCTGCCTGCCTACTTGCACTTTGGCACCAATCCGGCCATTGGCGATGTGGTGGTGATACCCGATGTGGGCTGGCTCTACACCGACAAGCACTATCCTGCCCATGTGCAAGGCGGCAGCCACGGCTACGACAACACCGCCAGCGACATGCAGGTGGGCTTTCGCGCCATGGGCCCCGACTTCAAGGTGGGCTACACCAAGCCCTCGCGTTTCCCCAATGTCGACGTCTACCCCTTGCTGTGCCGCCTGCTGGGCATCACCCCCAGCCCCAACGACGGCAACCTCGACGACGTGGCCGACATGCTGCGCTGA
- a CDS encoding ATP-binding protein: MNFSLQLNHSCRRAVLLLMLVALGLCTAAAQASIESLYDNYVSSSGAARIEAQKKLVKLLADGQYIDPDYVYNKKQQEAVVCYGMAEYYSEANDYNKTKAMAQKALQLLNKHNNSITSDIYGMLGIAEHRKGNFAASIKNLEAAYRIDLAIKDNERLSSDLNNLAGVYLASNDPQSAKYYILKGIDVERHIGRSDKLAIRLGMASEIFMKLHDSEQALKYAQEAYRLDQSGGRPGKAAVRLVQMAAVYMETHDYAQAKQALKQALPQLEKDKNFNSLSIAYAQMGDIALYHGNNAQAAQYYNQSLAMCRTTGNRYIEDRAERGLWKALRESDPTAALSHLERHSELADSMYRDELAQQLSNFQAKYKTAELEHKNNEMEHRSKVALVIFILVVLLLVTGIGAMSFALKQKSKAHTMIKKIEEMRTNFFTNITHEFRTPLTVILGATSRLQRGELAAGETPASLYEMITRQGRSLLTLINQLLDISKVKSSIGHPDWRRGNIVTFTRMLVATHQEWAKAKHIDIQFASKENDIEMDFVPDYVRKVINNLLSNSIKYTPNHGSIYVTLARSGTDLRVRVADTGRGIDPEELPHIFDAFYQGANNTEHVGTGVGLALVKQIVTSMHGEIEVSSQLGQGTVFTILQPLRQAGHKNMQPLDTTAPLPAEPAHPLLEESDIVLPQGLSNADDNSRTAPLVLIVEDDCDVAYYIGAQLQQRYSLRYASDGNEGLVLAQELMPDLVITDLMMHGCDGFELCQKMHESEALNHIPIIILTAKTADEDRIRGISAGADYYMTKPFNSEELAVRVDHLIEQRRLLRKKYSQAMIQDKASDVQLSKYDRDFINKLADLVHAQMPKGNVDVETIASRLCMSTKQLRSKVMTITGQNPNAYILQLRMNKARRLLASTQAPIGDIAMQCGFDDSAYFSRVFKQLFKTTPSQYRKSQ, translated from the coding sequence ATGAATTTCAGTCTGCAACTCAACCATTCTTGCCGCCGTGCAGTCTTGCTACTCATGCTTGTCGCCTTGGGGCTGTGCACGGCAGCGGCCCAGGCCAGCATCGAGAGCCTCTATGACAACTATGTGAGCTCAAGCGGGGCAGCCCGCATCGAAGCGCAAAAAAAACTGGTGAAGCTGCTGGCCGACGGGCAATATATCGACCCCGACTATGTCTACAACAAAAAGCAGCAAGAGGCCGTGGTGTGCTACGGCATGGCCGAGTATTACAGCGAAGCCAACGACTACAACAAGACCAAGGCCATGGCCCAGAAAGCCCTGCAACTGCTCAACAAGCACAACAACAGCATCACAAGCGACATCTACGGGATGCTGGGCATCGCCGAGCACCGCAAGGGCAACTTTGCCGCGTCGATAAAAAACCTGGAGGCGGCCTATCGCATCGACCTCGCCATCAAGGACAACGAGCGCTTGAGCAGCGACCTCAACAACCTGGCCGGGGTGTATCTGGCCAGCAACGACCCGCAGTCGGCCAAGTACTACATCCTGAAAGGCATCGACGTGGAGCGCCACATAGGCCGCAGCGACAAGCTGGCCATAAGGCTTGGCATGGCATCGGAGATATTCATGAAGCTGCACGACAGCGAGCAGGCCCTCAAGTATGCCCAAGAGGCCTATCGCCTGGACCAGAGCGGCGGCCGCCCGGGCAAGGCTGCCGTGCGACTGGTGCAAATGGCAGCCGTGTACATGGAGACCCATGACTACGCTCAAGCCAAGCAGGCGCTCAAGCAAGCCCTGCCGCAGCTCGAGAAAGACAAAAACTTCAACTCGCTCTCGATAGCCTACGCCCAAATGGGCGACATCGCCCTCTATCACGGCAACAACGCCCAAGCCGCACAATACTACAACCAGTCGCTGGCCATGTGCCGCACGACCGGCAACCGCTACATCGAGGACCGCGCCGAGCGAGGCCTGTGGAAGGCTCTGCGCGAGAGCGACCCAACGGCAGCGCTCTCCCACCTGGAGCGGCACAGCGAGCTGGCCGACTCGATGTACCGCGATGAGCTGGCCCAGCAGCTGAGCAACTTCCAAGCAAAGTACAAGACGGCCGAGCTGGAGCACAAAAACAACGAGATGGAGCACCGCAGCAAGGTCGCCCTCGTCATCTTCATCCTCGTGGTCCTGCTGCTGGTCACGGGCATAGGCGCCATGTCGTTTGCTCTCAAGCAGAAGTCAAAGGCCCACACCATGATCAAAAAAATAGAGGAAATGCGCACCAATTTCTTCACCAACATCACCCACGAGTTCCGCACGCCGCTCACCGTGATACTGGGCGCCACCTCGCGCCTGCAGCGCGGCGAGCTGGCAGCCGGCGAGACCCCCGCATCCCTCTACGAGATGATCACACGCCAAGGGCGCAGCCTGCTCACGCTCATCAACCAGCTGCTCGACATCTCCAAGGTGAAGTCGTCGATAGGCCACCCCGACTGGCGCCGCGGCAACATCGTGACCTTTACGCGCATGCTCGTGGCCACCCACCAGGAGTGGGCCAAGGCCAAGCACATCGACATCCAGTTTGCCTCCAAAGAGAACGACATCGAGATGGACTTTGTGCCCGACTACGTGCGCAAGGTGATAAACAACCTGCTGAGCAACTCCATCAAGTACACGCCCAATCACGGCAGCATCTATGTGACCCTGGCCCGCAGCGGCACCGACCTGCGCGTGCGCGTGGCCGACACCGGGCGCGGCATCGACCCCGAGGAGCTGCCCCACATCTTCGACGCCTTCTACCAGGGCGCCAACAACACCGAGCACGTGGGCACCGGCGTGGGTCTGGCACTGGTGAAGCAAATTGTGACCAGCATGCACGGCGAGATAGAAGTCTCGAGCCAGCTGGGGCAAGGCACCGTCTTCACCATCCTGCAGCCCCTCAGGCAAGCCGGCCACAAGAATATGCAGCCACTCGACACCACGGCACCCCTCCCCGCCGAGCCTGCCCACCCACTGCTCGAGGAGAGCGACATCGTCCTGCCGCAAGGCCTGTCCAACGCCGACGACAACTCACGCACCGCTCCACTGGTGCTCATCGTCGAGGACGACTGCGACGTGGCCTACTACATAGGCGCCCAACTGCAACAACGCTACAGCCTGCGCTATGCAAGCGACGGCAACGAGGGGCTGGTCCTGGCCCAGGAGCTCATGCCCGACCTCGTGATCACCGACTTGATGATGCACGGCTGCGACGGCTTCGAGCTGTGCCAGAAGATGCACGAGAGCGAGGCACTCAACCACATACCCATCATCATCCTCACGGCCAAGACCGCCGACGAGGACCGCATACGTGGCATCAGCGCCGGGGCCGACTACTACATGACCAAGCCCTTCAACAGCGAGGAGCTTGCCGTGCGCGTCGACCACCTCATCGAGCAACGCCGCCTGCTGCGCAAGAAGTACTCTCAGGCCATGATACAAGACAAGGCCAGCGACGTGCAGCTCTCAAAATATGACCGCGACTTCATCAACAAGCTGGCCGACCTCGTACATGCCCAGATGCCCAAGGGCAACGTCGACGTCGAGACCATCGCCTCGCGCCTGTGCATGAGCACCAAGCAACTGCGCAGCAAGGTGATGACCATCACAGGCCAGAACCCCAACGCCTACATCCTGCAACTGCGCATGAACAAGGCCCGCCGCCTGCTCGCAAGCACCCAAGCCCCCATAGGCGACATCGCCATGCAGTGCGGCTTCGACGACAGCGCCTATTTCTCGCGCGTGTTTAAGCAGCTGTTTAAAACCACACCCTCGCAATACAGAAAATCGCAATAA
- a CDS encoding class II fructose-bisphosphate aldolase gives MVSYKELGLVNTREMFKKAINGGYAIPAFNFNNMEQLQAIITAAANTKSPVILQVSKGARKYANQTLLRYMAQGAVEFAKELGWEHPQIVLHLDHGDSFELCKSCCDFGFSSVMIDGSALPYDENVALTKKVVEYAHQFDVTVEGELGVLAGVEDEVASEESHYTRPEEVIDFTTKTGVDSLAISIGTSHGAYKFKPEQCTRDPKTGRLIPPPLAFDVLDAIMVKLPGFPIVLHGSSSVPQEYVDIINKYGGKLPNAVGIPEDQLRKASKSAVCKINIDSDSRLAFTAGVRETLALHPEYFDPRQYCGKAREYMIDLYTHKIKDVLGSDGKAAD, from the coding sequence ATGGTAAGTTACAAGGAATTAGGTCTCGTGAACACGCGCGAGATGTTCAAGAAAGCCATCAATGGCGGTTATGCAATCCCCGCCTTCAATTTCAACAACATGGAGCAGCTGCAGGCCATCATCACTGCCGCAGCCAACACCAAGTCGCCTGTGATCCTGCAGGTGTCGAAGGGCGCTCGCAAGTATGCCAACCAGACGCTGCTGCGCTACATGGCACAGGGCGCTGTGGAGTTTGCCAAGGAGCTGGGCTGGGAGCACCCGCAAATCGTGCTTCACCTCGACCACGGCGACAGCTTTGAGCTGTGCAAGAGCTGCTGCGACTTTGGTTTCTCCAGCGTGATGATCGATGGCAGCGCTCTTCCTTATGACGAGAATGTGGCCCTGACCAAGAAGGTTGTGGAATATGCTCACCAGTTCGACGTCACTGTCGAGGGCGAGCTCGGCGTGCTGGCCGGCGTTGAAGACGAGGTGGCAAGCGAGGAGTCGCACTACACCCGTCCCGAGGAAGTGATCGACTTCACTACCAAGACTGGCGTCGACTCGCTGGCTATCTCCATCGGTACCAGCCACGGTGCCTACAAGTTCAAGCCCGAGCAGTGCACCCGCGACCCCAAGACTGGCCGCTTGATTCCCCCGCCACTGGCATTCGACGTGCTCGACGCCATCATGGTGAAGCTGCCTGGTTTCCCCATCGTGCTCCACGGCTCGTCGTCGGTGCCTCAAGAGTATGTCGACATCATCAACAAGTATGGGGGCAAGCTCCCCAACGCTGTGGGCATTCCCGAGGATCAGCTGCGCAAGGCTTCAAAGAGCGCTGTGTGCAAGATCAACATCGACAGCGACTCGCGTCTGGCCTTCACTGCCGGCGTGCGTGAGACCCTCGCTCTGCACCCCGAGTACTTCGATCCGCGTCAGTACTGCGGCAAGGCTCGCGAGTACATGATCGACCTCTACACTCACAAGATCAAAGACGTGCTGGGCAGCGACGGCAAGGCTGCCGACTGA
- a CDS encoding amidophosphoribosyltransferase, with translation MGGFFGIVSKKPCVNELYYGTDYHSHLGTRRGGMAAYDGDAHQFVRSIHNLENAYFRNKFEGDLDKFATATSGIGVISDTDPQPILFNSRLGKFAIVTVAKICNLDAIEQRMLEHNQHFNEVSMGRTNQTEAVALLITEGHDWVSGIEHVQESIEGSCSMLLLTPDGIIAARDRWGRTPLVLGRRDDAWAAVSETTSLANLDFEIAHYLGPGEIVKITAQGMTQLKAPQQGMQVCSFLWIYYGFPTSSYEGRNVEQVRYALGLKAGAADDCQVDCACGIPDSGTGMAVGYAQGHKVPFMRAVSKYTPTWPRSFMPSNQSQRSLVAKMKLIPNRDILKGRRCLFCDDSIVRGTQLRDNTRVLFDCGAREVHMRISCPPLIYGCRFINFTNSKSDLELITRRVIGELEGDPSKHLDRYATAGTPQYNAMVQAITRRFGLTSLKFTTVDDLVQAIGLPKCQLCTHCFDGSSHF, from the coding sequence ATGGGAGGCTTCTTTGGAATCGTGAGTAAAAAGCCGTGTGTCAATGAGTTGTACTATGGCACCGACTATCACTCGCACCTTGGCACCCGTCGCGGCGGCATGGCTGCCTACGACGGCGACGCGCACCAGTTTGTGCGTTCTATCCACAACCTTGAGAACGCTTATTTTCGCAACAAGTTTGAGGGCGACCTCGACAAGTTTGCCACCGCAACGTCGGGCATAGGCGTCATAAGCGACACCGACCCTCAGCCCATCTTGTTCAACAGCCGCTTGGGCAAGTTTGCCATCGTCACTGTGGCCAAGATATGCAATCTCGACGCTATCGAGCAGCGCATGCTCGAGCACAACCAGCACTTCAACGAGGTGTCGATGGGCCGCACCAACCAGACCGAGGCTGTGGCCCTGCTCATCACCGAGGGTCACGACTGGGTGAGCGGCATCGAGCATGTGCAAGAGAGCATCGAGGGCTCGTGCTCGATGCTGCTGCTCACCCCCGACGGCATCATCGCCGCCCGTGACCGGTGGGGGAGAACACCGCTGGTGCTGGGCAGGCGCGACGACGCCTGGGCCGCCGTGAGCGAGACCACCTCGCTGGCCAACCTCGACTTTGAGATCGCCCACTACCTGGGTCCCGGCGAGATTGTGAAAATCACGGCGCAGGGCATGACACAGCTCAAGGCTCCGCAGCAGGGCATGCAGGTGTGCTCTTTCTTGTGGATATACTACGGGTTCCCCACCTCGTCCTACGAGGGGCGCAACGTGGAGCAGGTGCGCTATGCCTTGGGCCTCAAGGCTGGCGCTGCCGACGACTGCCAGGTGGACTGTGCCTGCGGCATTCCCGACTCGGGCACCGGCATGGCCGTGGGCTATGCCCAAGGGCACAAGGTGCCCTTCATGCGCGCCGTGTCCAAGTACACACCCACGTGGCCGCGCAGCTTCATGCCCAGCAACCAGAGCCAGCGCAGCCTGGTGGCCAAGATGAAGCTCATCCCCAACCGGGACATCCTCAAAGGGCGCCGCTGCCTCTTCTGCGACGACTCGATCGTGCGCGGCACCCAGCTGCGCGACAACACCCGCGTGCTCTTTGACTGCGGTGCCCGCGAGGTGCACATGCGCATCTCGTGCCCGCCGCTCATCTACGGCTGCCGCTTCATCAACTTCACCAACTCCAAGAGCGACCTGGAGCTCATCACCCGCCGCGTGATAGGCGAGCTCGAGGGCGACCCAAGCAAGCACCTCGACCGCTATGCCACGGCCGGCACCCCGCAGTACAATGCCATGGTGCAGGCCATCACCCGGCGTTTCGGGCTCACCTCGCTCAAGTTTACCACCGTCGACGACCTGGTGCAGGCCATAGGCCTGCCCAAGTGCCAGCTGTGCACCCACTGCTTCGACGGCTCCAGTCATTTCTGA
- a CDS encoding glycosyltransferase, translating to MKLLSIGRFTHAKNYDNVPDIARRIVADHGIDDLRWYIIGFGGDEQLIRRNIDRAGMQEHVVLLGKKSNPYPYIKACDLYVQPSRYEGKSVTVREAQILCKPVVVTNYPTAHSQINDGVDGVIVPLDNEGCARGIASVMADSALRHRLASYLAAHDYGNESEVNKIYKLLDT from the coding sequence ATGAAACTGTTATCGATAGGGCGATTCACCCACGCCAAGAACTACGACAATGTGCCCGACATTGCCAGGCGCATAGTGGCCGATCATGGCATCGACGACCTGCGCTGGTATATCATAGGGTTTGGCGGCGACGAGCAACTGATAAGGCGAAACATCGACAGGGCCGGCATGCAGGAGCACGTGGTCTTGCTCGGCAAGAAAAGCAACCCCTACCCCTACATCAAGGCGTGCGACCTCTATGTGCAGCCCAGCCGCTACGAGGGCAAAAGCGTGACCGTGCGCGAGGCCCAAATACTGTGCAAGCCTGTGGTCGTGACCAACTACCCCACCGCCCACAGCCAGATAAACGACGGCGTAGACGGGGTGATCGTGCCACTCGACAACGAGGGCTGCGCCCGCGGCATTGCCAGCGTGATGGCCGACAGCGCCCTGCGGCATCGCCTCGCCAGCTATCTCGCGGCACACGACTACGGCAACGAGAGCGAGGTAAACAAAATATACAAACTACTTGACACATGA
- a CDS encoding IS30 family transposase — MYKQLTSEQRYTISVLLQTKFSLSFIAETIGVSVSTVSRERRRNSNAKGVYDARTAVLKVKRRKARTPGNRRIAPYVRSRVFELIRKEQWSPEEVAGWLGKKEGITVSKSTIYNWIAALSPHYGDNIRKHLRHGGRPRQKSLLTTKAHIPNRLSIDERPETDYGQTIGDWEMDTIVGKEGKGAIVTLVERRSCFMLMEKLDTGKQAVPLAYAVVRLIRESGLPVRSITTDNGPEFAAHEIIARELNTKVYFAHPYCSWEKGAIENMNGLIRQYIPKKTDFRGISRLYVKSIIEKLNNRPRKKNGFRKPKDMIKEK; from the coding sequence ATGTATAAACAATTAACCTCGGAGCAAAGATACACAATAAGTGTGCTACTCCAAACGAAATTCTCACTTAGTTTCATAGCCGAGACTATTGGTGTGTCAGTAAGCACGGTTTCTCGTGAGCGAAGGCGTAATTCTAATGCTAAAGGCGTTTATGACGCACGTACGGCCGTATTGAAAGTCAAACGACGCAAGGCCAGGACACCTGGCAATCGCCGTATCGCTCCCTATGTACGCAGCCGTGTTTTTGAACTTATCCGTAAGGAGCAGTGGTCGCCGGAGGAAGTCGCCGGATGGCTTGGCAAGAAAGAGGGCATCACGGTGTCCAAGTCAACCATATACAACTGGATAGCGGCCCTTTCCCCACATTACGGGGACAACATCCGAAAGCACCTCAGGCATGGAGGCAGACCAAGGCAAAAGTCCTTGCTTACCACCAAGGCGCATATTCCCAACCGCCTCTCCATTGACGAAAGACCGGAAACGGACTATGGACAGACCATAGGAGACTGGGAGATGGACACCATCGTAGGAAAGGAAGGCAAAGGTGCCATCGTTACTCTGGTTGAGAGGAGGAGCTGCTTTATGCTCATGGAGAAACTCGATACGGGAAAGCAGGCCGTTCCACTGGCATATGCCGTGGTGAGACTCATACGGGAGAGCGGGTTGCCTGTAAGGTCGATAACGACAGACAACGGGCCGGAGTTTGCCGCACACGAAATCATTGCGAGGGAACTTAACACGAAAGTTTACTTCGCACATCCGTACTGCTCGTGGGAGAAGGGAGCTATCGAGAACATGAACGGGCTCATCAGGCAATATATTCCGAAGAAGACGGACTTTAGGGGAATTTCAAGGCTATATGTCAAGAGCATCATCGAAAAATTAAACAACAGGCCAAGAAAGAAAAACGGATTTCGAAAGCCCAAAGACATGATTAAAGAAAAATAG